The Erpetoichthys calabaricus chromosome 5, fErpCal1.3, whole genome shotgun sequence genome has a segment encoding these proteins:
- the LOC114643575 gene encoding oocyte zinc finger protein XlCOF6-like: MLEDMDSAMIMEFQKVGEMEAGTIHIKEEDCEWEIVRLTEEGPENYESEDTVLKAAREKEGDKEEEEEEDFEQQSVCVKVEDSSIERASAEKQPETCFQDSGSCSPSSLNQDSLQCSTELEECNDNVKESTFGEEKAGVSSFHCSSLSDAGITGGDSLISEGHVYCRGDMTYYICHDCGKSFKNKSYFQHHLKMHAAHKAFASAECGKRFSQIRNLLTNRRIHTEERKYCCPECGIEYTHRCDLQEHLRVHTGDDKSYCCTECDECFTDLNKLENHECTHAGEKRYACSECGKEFRERKSLKIHQNIHMGEKPYCCAECSERYSDLRGLEEHMLTHSGAEAHHCLECGKQFALKSDLQKHTIIHGGENCHGCTICGKWFSEKKSLQIHQRVHNGEKSYICSECGKQFSQVRSFQAHTRIHSGEKPYCCIECGKQFTDFSSLKKHARIHSGEKPHSCSECGKRFIYRRDLQRHTRIHTGEKPHCCSECGKPFSDIRNLKQHILTHTGEKPHCCFECGKRFTHISGLHKHTRIHTGEKPYSCSVCGKEFFQISHLKTHMRIHTGEKPFCCTECGKQFSERKTLQIHQRIHTGEKPFCCFECGKPFTHKSSLQRHTKIHAGEKPYCCTECGEQFFQLSNLKKHSLVHSGETDSTQDCASNTKFWYVTDIGVIHQKE, encoded by the exons ATGTTGGAGGACATGGactctgccatgatcatggagttTCAAAAAGTAGGTGAAATGGAAGCAGGAACAATTCACATCAAAGAAGAAGATTGTGAATGGGAGATTGTGCGCCTTACAGAAGAGGGTCCAGAGAATTATGAAAGTGAAGATACTGTTCTTAAAGCAGCAAGGGAAAAAGAAGGCGacaaagaagaggaggaggaagaagatttTGAGCAACAGTCTGTCTGTGTTAAAGTCGAGGATTCTAGTATAGAACGTGCATCAGCTGAAAAGCAGCCTGAAACCT GTTTTCAAGACAGTGGTAGCTGTTCCCCATCTTCACTTAATCAGGACTCTCTTCAGTGCAGCACAGAGCTAGAAGAATGTAATGATAATGTGAAGGAGTCAACTTTTGGAGAAGAGAAAGCCGGAGTCTCCTCTTTCCATTGCAGCTCTCTGTCTGATGCAGGGATTACAGGGGGAGATTCCCTGATATCTGAAGGACATGTGTATTGCAGAGGTGACATGACGTATTATATCTGCCATGACTGTGGAAAAAGTTTTAAGAACAAATCCTATTTTCAGCATCATCTTAAAATGCATGCTGCACACAAGGCTTTTGCTAgtgctgaatgtggcaaacggttctcTCAAATACGTAATCTGCTTACAAACAGAAGAATTCACACAGAAGAGAGAAAATATtgttgtcctgaatgtggcaTAGAATACACACACAGATGTGATCTGCAGGAACATCTAAGAGTTCACACAGGAGATGACAAATCCTATTGTTGCACTGAATGTGATGAGTGTTTCACAGATCTTAACAAACTTGAGAATCATGAGTGTACACATGCTGGAGAGAAACGATAtgcttgttctgaatgtggcaaagagtTCCGAGAGAGAAAATCCCTTAAAATCCATCAGAATATTCATatgggagagaagccgtattgttgTGCTGAATGTTCAGAACGATACTCGGACTTGAGAGGTCTTGAGGAGCACATGTTGACTCACTCTGGAGCGGAAGCACACCATTGCCttgaatgtggcaagcaatttGCACTCAAAAGTGATCTTCAGAAACACACCATAATTCACGGTGGGGAAAATTGTCATGGTTGTACAATATGCGGTAAAtggttttcagaaaaaaaatcacttcagaTACATCAGAGAGTTCACAATGGGGAAAAGTCATAcatctgttctgaatgtggaaaacagttTTCTCAAGTACGAAGTTTTCAGGCACACACAAGGATTCACagcggagagaagccatactgctgcatcgaatgtggtaaacagttcaCAGACTTCAGCAGTCTTAAGAAACATGCAAGAATTCACAGTGGTGAGAAGCCACATtcatgttctgaatgtgggaaacgattTATCTACAGGCGAGATCTCCAgagacacacaagaattcacacgggagagaagccgcATTGTTGCTCCGAGTGTGGTAAGCCATTCTCAGATATAAGAAATCTAAAGCAGCATATCCTAacacacactggagaaaagccacactGCTGTTTCGAATGCGGCAAGAGATTCACACACATAAGTGGTCTCCATAAACACACGAGAATTCACACCGGTGAGAAGCCATACTCCTGTTCTGTGTGTGGCAAAGAATTCTTCCAGATAAGCCATCTGAAGACCCACATGAGAATTCATACTGGGGAGAAGCCATTTTGTtgtactgaatgtggcaaacagttttcagagAGAAAAACTCTTCAGATCCACCagagaatccacactggagagaaaccattttgctgttttgaatgtggTAAGCCATTCACACATAAAAGCAGTCTGCAGAGGCATACCAAAATTCATGCTGGAGAGAAGCCCTATTGCTGTACAGAATGTGGTGAGcagttcttccagttaagcaatcTTAAAAAACACTCATTAGTTCACAGTGGAGAGACAGACTCCACACAGGATTGTGCATCAAATACAAAATTCTGGTATGTGACAGATATTGGTGTCATACACCAGAAGGAATAA